The following proteins are co-located in the Colletotrichum lupini chromosome 4, complete sequence genome:
- a CDS encoding WD repeat domain-containing protein, translating into MASKQPLKTTFEPERVIRPIFTGGSVALDNGAKILATPLGEDAILTNPSNGKHLAKIEGDGETISTLTLTPSGSHLIICSRSLAMKIYALKTTEDGTIEAKLTRSLKPHGTPVVVLAVDRTSTLLATGGTDGAIKVWDIAGGYVTHTFRGPSVLVSALHFFEVAARSNEDASKKGKKATQTEEETTTTTTNWRLVSGSQDGKVRVWDLHKRAAVASLDSHVSNVQGLDYSPEQQAIVSASRDKTIIWWDARSWKIRKVVPCLELVEAVGFVDGGRLTYSAGAKGCLRIWDTDTGRELTKDQPEKAEAEGVVSAVSHPELPFILCVQVDHTLALYKVPEKDAVEGSVMEPFRRISGTHDSIIDLNYLLPDRSLLALATNAEDIRIVSVKDSSEDATYFGQDIALLKGHDDIIVSLDVDWSGYWIATGAKDNTARLWRVDPANNSYTCYAIFTGHTESVGAVALPKQLPQESSAQFKDPLSHPPPYLFTGSQDQTVKKWEIPREPQQTRKGGSRAVFTRKAHDKDINAMDVHPASQLFASSSQDKMVKIWSVAEGEVQGILRGHRRGVWSVKFAPAGCPAIQGDEGQVAGKGVVLTGSADKTVKLWSLNDYSCIRTFEGHSNSVLKVAWLNMPKPEGKGKKQVQFASAGSDGLVKVWDANSGEAETTLDNHEDRIWALAVHPVDNTVVSGDGDALVTFWKDTTAESQAAATEAAQKLIEQEQELQNHIHHGSYREAIVLALQLNHPGRLLSLFTSVVTSTPEPGSLCGLKAVDQVLATLSDEQLFTLLLRLRDWNTNARTAAVAQRILWTLVRSYPASKFSNLSVKGARGQRSLKEVLNALRVYTERHYRRTDELVDESYLVEYTLREMDSLAPPAIEHDVAMEDAAADVIMV; encoded by the exons ATGGCGAGCAAACAGCCCCTCAAGACGACGTTCGAGCCCGAACGGGTCATACGGCCCATCTTCACCGGCGGCTCCGTCGCATTGGATAATGGCGCTAAGATTCTCGCAACACCCCTCGGCGAGGACGCCATCCTCACCAACCCCTCCAACGGGAAACATCTGGCAAAGATTGAAGGA GATGGCGAAACGATCTCGACGCTGACCC TGACCCCCTCCGGCTCACACCTCATCATCTGCTCCCGATCGCTCGCGATGAAGATCTACGCTCTCAAGACCACCGAAGACGGAACGATAGAGGCGAAGCTGACGCGCTCGCTGAAACCCCACGGGACCCCGGTCGTCGTCCTCGCCGTCGACCGAACGAGCACTCTCCTCGCGACCGGAGGCACCGACGGAGCGATCAAGGTCTGGGACATTGCCGGCGGATACGTCACGCACACCTTCCGCGGACCGAGCGTGCTCGTCTCGGCTCTGCACTTTTTTGAAGTAGCGGCGCGTTCGAATGAGGACGCAAGCAAGAAGGGGAAGAAGGCGACACAGACCGAGGAGGAGACTACGACAACGACAACGAATTGGCGTCTGGTGTCCGGTAGCCAGGACGGAAAAGTACGGGTGTGGGATCTGCACAAGCGCGCTGCCGTTGCCAGCCTCGACTCGCACGTCTCCAACGTCCAAGGCCTCGACTACTCCCCCGAACAGCAGGCCATCGTCTCGGCCAGCAGAGACAAGACAATCATCTGGTGGGACGCGCGGTCGTGGAAGATTAGAAAGGTTGTGCCGTGCCTGGAGCTCGTCGAGGCCGTTGGTTTCGTTGATGGTGGCCGCCTGACGTATTCCGCCGGCGCCAAGGGCTGCCTCCGGATCTGGGACACCGACACGGGCCGGGAGCTCACGAAGGACCAGCCGGAGAAGGCCGAGGCGGAGGGCGTCGTCAGCGCCGTCTCGCATCCCGAGCTCCCATTCATCCTCTGCGTCCAGGTCGACCACACCCTGGCGCTATACAAGGTGCCGGAGAAGGATGCCGTTGAGGGATCGGTCATGGAGCCGTTTAGACGCATCTCCGGAACTCACGACTCCATCATCGATCTCAACTACCTCTTGCCCGACCGCTCCCTGCTTGCGCTGGCCACCAACGCCGAGGACATTCGCATCGTTTCGGTCAAGGACTCCTCAGAAGACGCGACGTACTTTGGCCAGGATATCGCGCTGCTCAAGGGCCACGACGACATCATTGTCTCTTTGGACGTCGACTGGTCGGGATACTGGATCGCCACCGGCGCAAAAGACAACACCGCTCGTCTCTGGCGCGTCGATCCCGCCAACAACTCATACACATGCTACGCCATCTTCACCGGCCACACGGAATCGGTTGGCGCCGTGGCACTCCCGAAGCAACTTCCCCAAGAATCATCAGCACAGTTCAAGGACCCCCTGAGCCACCCCCCGCCATACCTCTTCACCGGCTCCCAGGACCAGACCGTCAAGAAGTGGGAGATTCCCCGGGAACCCCAACAAACCCGCAAGGGCGGCTCCCGCGCCGTCTTCACCCGCAAAGCCCACGACAAGGACATCAACGCCATGGACGTCCACCCGGCCAGCCAGCTCttcgcctcctcctcccaggACAAGATGGTCAAGATCTGGTCCGTCGCCGAGGGCGAGGTCCAGGGCATCCTCCGCGGCCACAGGCGCGGCGTGTGGTCCGTCAAGTTCGCCCCTGCCGGATGCCCCGCGATCCAGGGCGACGAGGGCCAAGTCGCCGGCAAGGGCGTCGTCCTCACCGGCAGCGCCGACAAGACGGTCAAGCTCTGGAGCCTCAACGACTACTCGTGCATCCGGACGTTCGAGGGCCACTCCAACAGCGTCCTCAAGGTCGCCTGGCTCAACATGCCCAAGCCCGAAGGCAAGGGCAAGAAACAGGTCCAGTTCGCCAGCGCCGGCAGCGACGGCCTCGTCAAAGTCTGGGACGCCAACTCGGGCGAGGCCGAGACGACGCTCGACAACCACGAGGACCGCATCTGGGCCCTCGCCGTCCACCCGGTCGACAACACCGTCGTCTCGGGCGACGGCGACGCCCTCGTCACCTTCTGGAAGGACACCACCGCCGAATCCCAGGCCGCCGCCACCGAGGCCGCCCAGAAGCTCATCGAGCAGGAGCAGGAGCTCCAAAACCACATCCACCACGGTTCCTACCGTGAAGCCATCGTCCTCGCCCTCCAGCTCAACCACCCCGGCCGCCTCCTCAGCCTCTTCACGTCAGTCGTCACCTCCACCCCCGAACCCGGCAGCCTCTGCGGCCTGAAAGCCGTCGACCAGGTCCTCGCCACGCTCTCCGACGAGCAGCTCTTCACGCTGCTCCTCCGCCTGCGCGACTGGAACACCAACGCGCGGACGGCCGCCGTCGCGCAGCGCATCCTCTGGACGCTCGTCCGCAGCTACCCGGCGTCTAAGTTCTCCAACCTCTCGGTCAAGGGCGCGCGGGGCCAGCGCAGCCTCAAGGAGGTGCTCAACGCGCTTCGCGTGTACACTGAGCGGCACTACAGGCGGACGGACGAGCTCGTGGACGAGAGTTACCTGGTGGAATATACCCTGCGGGAGATGGATAGTCTCGCGCCCCCCGCGATAGAACATGATGTGGCCATGGAGGATGCCGCGGCGGATGTCATCATGGTATGA
- a CDS encoding ubiquitin carboxyl-terminal hydrolase, producing the protein MAHRKRHADDPLDEIAGIDSPASKRSRTVDSLISNGSLENGHDTATTTDDATPTNGTAEIPQDDADSDSEIEDDAPVHVPIRQSAPTDGYDDLYLDTIDRNVLDFDFEKLCSVSLSNINVYACLVCGRYYQGRGPKSHAYFHALDENHHVFINMQTQKVYVLPEGYEVKSKSLDDIKFVSDPRYTKSEVSALDRTPLRASFTLAGREYAPGFVGMNNLKENDYLNVVVQGLAHVGPLRNFCLLEDLSSRSELAKRFGILVRKIWNPRAFKAHVSPHELLQEISLLSNKRFTLTAQSDPVEFLSWFLNNLHLGLGGSKTKPGSSVVQRIFQGKLKVESQAITARADAGDRLRFEDAAVSVTSSRFMFLTLDLPAAPLFQDELEKNIIPQVPLTTILSKYDGIHAQEHLAQRKRYRLLHPLPPYLVLHVKRFSQNKFVSERNPTIVTFDPRGVDVSPYVEPNPGEWPPGEPIWYDLVANVVHEAVRAKEDVADSGEERKTWKVQLKDKGRDEWVSCQDLFVEKVQSELLYLGETYLQVWERRRTPRKA; encoded by the coding sequence aTGGCGCATAGGAAACGTCACGCCGATGACCCCCTCGACGAAATCGCAGGCATCGACTCGCCCGCGTCGAAACGCTCACGAACCGTCGATTCCCTCATCTCCAACGGCTCGCTCGAAAACGGTCACGACACAGCGACGACGACGGACGACGCAACACCCACAAACGGCACGGCTGAGATACCACAAGATGATGCCGACAGCGACAGCGAAATAGAGGACGACGCGCCGGTGCATGTCCCGATCCGCCAATCGGCGCCGACGGACGGCTACGACGACCTCTACCTCGACACGATAGACCGCAACGTGCTCGACTTTGATTTCGAAAAGCTGTGCTCCGTCAGCCTGTCCAACATCAACGTCTACGCGTGCCTGGTCTGCGGCCGCTACTACCAGGGCCGCGGCCCCAAATCGCACGCCTACTTCCATGCCCTCGACGAGAATCACCACGTCTTCATCAACATGCAGACACAAAAGGTCTACGTCCTCCCGGAAGGGTACGAGGTCAAGTCAAAGTCCCTCGACGACATCAAGTTCGTCTCGGACCCGCGCTACACGAAATCCGAAGTCTCCGCCCTCGATCGCACACCGCTGCGCGCGTCCTTTACGCTCGCGGGGAGGGAATACGCACCCGGCTTCGTGGGCATGAACAACTTGAAAGAAAACGACTACCTCAACGTCGTGGTCCAGGGCCTCGCGCATGTCGGCCCCTTGCGCAACTTCTGCCTCCTCGAAGACCTCTCGTCCCGCTCCGAGCTCGCCAAGCGCTTCGGCATCCTCGTCCGTAAGATCTGGAACCCGCGCGCCTTCAAAGCCCACGTCTCCCCCCACGAGCTGCTCCAGGAGATTTCCCTGCTGTCGAATAAGCGCTTCACCCTGACGGCGCAATCCGACCCCGTCGAGTTCCTGTCATGGTTCCTGAACAACCTGCACCTGGGCCTCGGCGGATCGAAAACGAAGCCCGGGAGCTCCGTCGTGCAGCGCATCTTCCAGGGGAAACTGAAAGTCGAGTCACAAGCCATCACGGCGCGCGCCGACGCGGGCGACCGCCTGCGCTTCGAAGACGCCGCCGTGTCAGTCACATCATCCCGCTTCATGTTCCTTACCCTCGACCTCCCCGCGGCGCCCCTCTTCCAAGACGAGCTCGAAAAGAACATCATCCCGCAAGTACCCCTCACGACCATCCTCTCCAAATACGACGGCATCCACGCGCAAGAGCACCTCGCCCAGCGCAAGCGGTACCGCTTATTGCACCCCCTACCACCCTACCTCGTCCTCCACGTCAAGCGCTTCAGCCAGAACAAGTTCGTCTCGGAGCGGAACCCTACGATTGTCACGTTCGACCCGCGCGGCGTCGACGTGAGCCCCTACGTGGAGCCAAACCCGGGCGAGTGGCCTCCCGGCGAGCCCATCTGGTACGACCTCGTCGCCAACGTCGTCCACGAGGCCGTGCGCGCCAAGGAGGACGTCGCGGACAGCGGGGAGGAGCGCAAGACATGGAAGGTGCAGCTCAAGGATAAGGGCCGCGACGAGTGGGTGTCGTGCCAGGATCTGTTTGTGGAAAAGGTGCAGAGCGAGCTGTTGTACCTGGGCGAGACGTATCTGCAGGTGTGGGAGAGGCGGAGGACGCCGAGGAAAGCGTAG
- a CDS encoding trafficking PGA2 — MSAVINLLNTIWTRFSTNLRGTLEGMSAEKWIRLVIIVGAYCLLRPYLMKLAGSSQMKQHETKPEDEFDGPKAKVQPNTLRGQVDIPEDSDDEGTSQATGATTSTDWGKKARKRQRDVLKKMIDAEEKRLAELQEDDEDKDIEEFLVKE; from the coding sequence ATGTCCGCCGTCATCAACCTCCTCAACACAATCTGGACGCGCTTCAGCACCAACCTGCGCGGCACCCTCGAGGGCATGTCCGCAGAGAAATGGATCCGCctcgtcatcatcgtcgGCGCCTACTGCCTGCTCCGCCCTTACCTGATGAAGCTGGCCGGCAGCTCGCAGATGAAGCAGCACGAGACCAAGCCCGAGGACGAGTTCGACGGGCCCAAAGCAAAAGTGCAGCCCAATACGCTGCGCGGGCAGGTGGATATCCCCGAGGATAGCGACGATGAAGGCACTAGCCAGGCCACGGGCGCGACGACGTCGACCGACTGGGGGAAGAAGGCGCGCAAGAGGCAGCGCGACGTGCTCAAGAAGATGATTGATGCTGAGGAGAAGAGGCTTGCTGAGCTGCAGGAGGATGATGAGGACAAGGACATTGAGGAGTTCTTGGTGAAGGAGTAG